A single region of the Biomphalaria glabrata chromosome 15, xgBioGlab47.1, whole genome shotgun sequence genome encodes:
- the LOC106055704 gene encoding receptor for retinol uptake stra6-like isoform X2: MGTSFRNNLFMLYRGDYTYIPEASKFSAQGLCVGNMKFAGFQVAYLIWGFMIITIILFIICFSMGVFILSLIFGYIDWLVNKVLQVWPGVLIGIALVIIQKILTRFVFLQGNAQHLLLDNRRFYFITTYFMFFYNIFLGIVSCFMRIIKSVAVGILLLARLDSSLMPRKFERFDPGFSAYIGYIQMEMAQTHPVVLVFIQLLYTLSRERKSIGVMTMSTNESDIILMSSESETLQVVIPMKKVVRNRSAQFNWLVIYTLLQNPSVRMYRKGFIQLKRKAEKEGLKIPISDKPITDFDLVKLQEEMERENKP, from the exons AAATAATCTGTTTATGTTGTATAGGGGTGACTATACATACATACCCGAAGCATCCAAGTTTTCAGCCCAAggtttgtgt GTCGGCAATATGAAGTTTGCAGGTTTTCAAGTGGCCTATCTGATATGGG GTTTTATGATCATTACTATAATACTGTTCATCATCTGTTTTTCCATGGGCGTATTTATTTTATCTCTAATCTTCGGCTACATAGACTGGTTGGTGAATAAAGTGCTGCAAGTCTG GCCTGGAGTCTTAATAGGCATAGCACTTGTTATTATACAGAAAATCTTGACCAGATTTGTCTTTCTTCAAGGCAATGCCCAACATTTACTTCTGGATAACAG ACGTTTCTATTTCATCACCACTTACTTCATGTTTTTCTACAACATCTTCCTGGGAATAGTCTCATGTTTCATGAGGATTATCAAATCGGTAGCTGTTGGGATTCTACTCCTGGCTCGACTGGACAGTAGTCTAATGCCTAGAAAATTTGAGCGTTTTGACCCAG GTTTCAGCGCCTATATAGGTTATATCCAAATGGAGATGGCACAAACACATCCAGTGGTTCTCGTGTTTATACAACTGCTGTACACCCTCAGTCGTGAAAGGAAATCAATTGGCGTGATGACAATGTCAACGAATGAAAGTGACATCATCCTAATGTCCAGCGAGTCAG AAACTTTACAGGTCGTGATACCAATGAAGAAAGTTGTGAGAAATCGATCAGCCCAATTCAACTGGCTTGTTATCTATACCCTCCTACAGAACCCATCG GTGAGAATGTACAGAAAAGGTTTTATCCAGTTAAAAAGGAAAGCCGAGAAAGAAGGTCTTAAGATACCGATCAGTGACAAACCCATCACAGACTTTGATTTGGTCAAACTCCAAGaggagatggagagagagaacaagCCTTGA